One segment of Toxotes jaculatrix isolate fToxJac2 chromosome 8, fToxJac2.pri, whole genome shotgun sequence DNA contains the following:
- the dedd1 gene encoding death effector domain-containing 1 isoform X2, with protein sequence MAAVRHQGYPLRDSLYWDETECLNYYGTLSLHEVFEIVGSQLTETDIEVLSFLLNETCSAIHPLDPAGWTVEPHEGDSDDIGVSPSPELLKAWRRLKPKASQHPLVASYKPKSGLELLLELERRGYLSDGNLEPLLQLLRVLTRHDLLPLVSHKKRRTVSPERAGQRYGTENRELMCVSGMRHSCRQTELPLPSFTQQFRTGIYPPMPAPSARRRRKKRGNGWSRRPKKTSRQGQQLPPPPPPPPPQHKVSCDIRLRVRAEYLEHESALRDGVSSDKRQPLERQFELFSQANSLLRARDLGSIVCDIKFTELDNLEAFWADYLSGALLEALKGVFITDSLRMAAGTEGVRLLISVDQDDYEEGRRLLRARRVLSSSNGATL encoded by the exons ATGGCTGCAGTCCGTCACCAAGGGTACCCTCTCAGGGACTCCCTTTACTGGGATGAAACGGAGTGTCTAAACTACTATGGGACGCTGTCTCTCCATGAGGTCTTTGAAATAGTTGGTTCTCAGCTGACAGAGACTGACATTGAAGTGTTGTCATTCCTTCTGAATGAAACCTGTTCTGCAATACACCCTCTTGATCCAGCAGGCTGGACAGTTGAGCCACACGAGGGTGATTCAGATGACATAGGAGTGTCTCCGAGTCCTGAACTGCTAAAGGCCTGGAGGCGTTTAAAGCCTAAGGCCTCCCAGCATCCTTTAGTGGCCTCATATAAGCCCAAGAGTGGCCTTGAGCTGTTGCTAGAGCTAGAGAGACGAGGATACCTCAGCGATGGCAACCTGGAGCCGCTACTACAACTACTAAGAGTCCTCACTCGTCATGATTTGCTGCCTTTAGTGTCCCACAAGAAAAGGAGGACAG tATCTCCAGAGAGAGCTGGACAGAGGTAtggaacagagaacagagagttGATGTGCGTCTCTGGAATGCGACACAGCTGTAGACAGACAGAATTACCTCTTCCATCTTTCACACAACAATTCAGAACCG GTATTTACCCTCCTATGCCTGCGCCATCTgctaggaggaggaggaagaagaggggaaaTGGTTGGAGCCGTAGGCCcaagaaaacaagcagacagGGCCAGCAActgcctccaccaccaccaccaccaccgccacaaCACAAAGTGTCCTGTG ATATCCGCCTGCGTGTCCGGGCTGAATACCTTGAGCACGAGTCGGCACTCCGCGACGGTGTCTCCTCGGACAAGCGCCAGCCGCTGGAGCGGCAGTTTGAGTTGTTCAGCCAAGCCAACTCGCTGCTGCGTGCCAGAGACCTGGGTTCCATCGTCTGCGACATCAAGTTCACAGAACTGGACAACCTTGAAGCCTTCTGGGCTGACTACCTAAGTGGAGCTCTGCTGGAGGCCCTGAAGGGAGTCTTCATCACGGACTCCCTGAGGATGGCAGCAGGCACGGAGGGCGTCCGTCTGCTGATCAGTGTGGACCAGGATGACTATGAGGAGGGCCGAAGGCTGCTGAGAGCCAGGAGAGTGCTGTCATCCAGTAATG GTGCTACTTTGTAG
- the dedd1 gene encoding death effector domain-containing 1 isoform X1, translated as MAAVRHQGYPLRDSLYWDETECLNYYGTLSLHEVFEIVGSQLTETDIEVLSFLLNETCSAIHPLDPAGWTVEPHEGDSDDIGVSPSPELLKAWRRLKPKASQHPLVASYKPKSGLELLLELERRGYLSDGNLEPLLQLLRVLTRHDLLPLVSHKKRRTVSPERAGQRYGTENRELMCVSGMRHSCRQTELPLPSFTQQFRTGIYPPMPAPSARRRRKKRGNGWSRRPKKTSRQGQQLPPPPPPPPPQHKVSCDIRLRVRAEYLEHESALRDGVSSDKRQPLERQFELFSQANSLLRARDLGSIVCDIKFTELDNLEAFWADYLSGALLEALKGVFITDSLRMAAGTEGVRLLISVDQDDYEEGRRLLRARRVLSSSNGGRTGTHWAV; from the exons ATGGCTGCAGTCCGTCACCAAGGGTACCCTCTCAGGGACTCCCTTTACTGGGATGAAACGGAGTGTCTAAACTACTATGGGACGCTGTCTCTCCATGAGGTCTTTGAAATAGTTGGTTCTCAGCTGACAGAGACTGACATTGAAGTGTTGTCATTCCTTCTGAATGAAACCTGTTCTGCAATACACCCTCTTGATCCAGCAGGCTGGACAGTTGAGCCACACGAGGGTGATTCAGATGACATAGGAGTGTCTCCGAGTCCTGAACTGCTAAAGGCCTGGAGGCGTTTAAAGCCTAAGGCCTCCCAGCATCCTTTAGTGGCCTCATATAAGCCCAAGAGTGGCCTTGAGCTGTTGCTAGAGCTAGAGAGACGAGGATACCTCAGCGATGGCAACCTGGAGCCGCTACTACAACTACTAAGAGTCCTCACTCGTCATGATTTGCTGCCTTTAGTGTCCCACAAGAAAAGGAGGACAG tATCTCCAGAGAGAGCTGGACAGAGGTAtggaacagagaacagagagttGATGTGCGTCTCTGGAATGCGACACAGCTGTAGACAGACAGAATTACCTCTTCCATCTTTCACACAACAATTCAGAACCG GTATTTACCCTCCTATGCCTGCGCCATCTgctaggaggaggaggaagaagaggggaaaTGGTTGGAGCCGTAGGCCcaagaaaacaagcagacagGGCCAGCAActgcctccaccaccaccaccaccaccgccacaaCACAAAGTGTCCTGTG ATATCCGCCTGCGTGTCCGGGCTGAATACCTTGAGCACGAGTCGGCACTCCGCGACGGTGTCTCCTCGGACAAGCGCCAGCCGCTGGAGCGGCAGTTTGAGTTGTTCAGCCAAGCCAACTCGCTGCTGCGTGCCAGAGACCTGGGTTCCATCGTCTGCGACATCAAGTTCACAGAACTGGACAACCTTGAAGCCTTCTGGGCTGACTACCTAAGTGGAGCTCTGCTGGAGGCCCTGAAGGGAGTCTTCATCACGGACTCCCTGAGGATGGCAGCAGGCACGGAGGGCGTCCGTCTGCTGATCAGTGTGGACCAGGATGACTATGAGGAGGGCCGAAGGCTGCTGAGAGCCAGGAGAGTGCTGTCATCCAGTAATGGTGGGCGCACAGGGACTCACTGGGCTGTGTAG
- the rabac1 gene encoding prenylated Rab acceptor protein 1, producing MSSGAPKGENCLVDMDSKAGDLFSAEDAHPTGTGGAGVLAKLWLPKGFSVGMAKEWIDRRRVSIRPWASFVDQRKFSKPRNFGELCQRVVKNVEIYNSNYTFIFLGLILYCIISSPMLLIALAVFAGAFYIIHLKSLESKLVILGKELTVPHQMSLAGAVSLPVFWLAGAGAAVFWVLGATLFVIGSHAAFRELEGSDMEELLMESV from the exons ATGTCATCTGGAGCTCCAAAGGGGGAGAACTGTCTAGTAGACATGGACAGCAAGGCTGGAGATCTGTTTAGTGCTGAGGATGCTCATCCAACTGGCACAGGTGGAGCTGGAGTCTTGGCAAA ACTCTGGCTCCCTAAAGGTTTCTCAGTTGGCATGGCTAAAGAGTGGATCGACAGGCGTCGAGTGTCCATTCGACCGTGGGCTAGCTTCGTGGACCAACGCAAGTTTTCAAAACCCCGCAACTTTGGGGAGTTGTGTCAGAGAGTGGTGAAAAATGTGGAAATTTACAATAGCAACTATACCTTCATCTTCCTGGGTCTCATCCTCTACTGCAT TATCAGCTCTCCCATGCTACTGATTGCCTTGGCTGTGTTCGCTGGTGCCTTTTACATAATCCACCTCAAGTCCCTGGAGTCCAAACTAGTTATCCTTG GCAAGGAGCTGACTGTCCCTCATCAGATGAGCCTGGCTGGAGccgtctctctgcctgtgttcTGGttggctggagctggagctgcagtCTTTTGGGTTCTGG GAGCGACGCTGTTTGTGATTGGCTCTCACGCTGCGTTCCGCGAGCTAGAGGGATCTGACATGGAAGAGCTCTTAATGGAGTCGGTGTGA